A single Neospora caninum Liverpool complete genome, chromosome VIIb DNA region contains:
- a CDS encoding Zinc finger DHHC domain-containing protein,related has protein sequence MGGAPQPHGPGSAVVGGTVWFNRDVCGIVCACFAQSIIFFSCYTVCTCVILRWTSLGLCRYGLALLLQLFSLLASLSHLKCLLSDPGAVPYLPLPPALSAPSPPPVLDASALSESSNADVARPNARKDAEEDSQWRRSCSWVEMPSARPEEEWTDVDSGEDDVLVCRSSPSRLTDASPPLPLPVSPFAPQSAARGLAPPALALSPEKPGGDCGPVGGATGLSSVSSLGAPGFDPTAARAGEQSRELLDGARSREALAFETRDARPHKNRWCDRGCRGAEPDARRTPQRKYHTVVDEEACCEEDESGLRSGRLHVRHRDGEARSEREMEALASEEDGEKRAKDKKKEMWLLRARRRVRLLLLALPGSLRWGIGGLLVLLAAARRAFLFFASPWINNCVGQTNQKFFLLFLVYVNAMCTLSMGTLIVRTVSFLQEQPPLPPPGLYSESFRAALAAPGPATDSGGWPVYRPEETKRRAQPPELRMKTDASASSLEVSAAGGAKENDTAETEKGHKREGAPEQDLRDSRDSAQDRREREGDTEGKGDEEGGGGGEQEREQGTGAPRRGRSGGERAEGEDRRTEDESEGGTAVFRVSKDAGEAAHADYPLLPSGLEDEAKGTGDPQAAQSAGQPLLSARAYRSRINVFALPSLTRGIDILLERAARGDGDIRGSSSREERAGAEPYGSWVADERRNARKSFFGANRERNGANAEQTPFRIITEPLSLPCNLEPLEAVACVFVFMFSFVFGLFTLIMFFDQLSAIRSNTTGIEVLKREAHETRSLYSSLVDVCGAAPSWRWLLPVNRSFLALSRERDAPSMQLRPLRLSPDESSLLHAEKGEATGEAKQQLM, from the exons ATGGGAGGTGCGCCCCAGCCACACGGTCCGGGGTCGGCGGTGGTCGGCGGCACGGTGTGGTTCAACCGCGACGTCTGTGGCATCGTCTGCGCATGCTTT GCTCAGTCAatcatcttcttctcgtgctACACGGTTTGCACGTGCGTTATCCTGAGATG gaCGAGTCTCGGCCTCTGTCGGTACGGCCTCGCGTTGCTTCTGcagctcttctcgctgctcgcctcgctgtcccATTTGAAGTGTCTCTTGTCCGATCCCGGCGCAGTTCCCTAtctccctctcccgcctgcGCTCTCTGCCCCGTCCCCGCCTCCAGTCCTCGACGCTTCCGCGCTCTCCGAGTCCAGCAACGCCGACGTCGCGAGGCCGAACGCTCGAAaggacgccgaggaagactcgcagtggcgaagaagctgctCGTGGGTAGAGATGCCTTCCGCCCGGCCCGAAGAAGAATGGACAGACGTGGACagtggcgaagacgacgTGCTGGTGTGCCGCTCGTCCCCTTCGCGCCTCACGGATGCatcccctcctcttccgcttcctgtctctccgttcgctCCGCAGTCTGCggcgcgcggcctcgcgcctcccgcccTCGCCCTGTCCCCGGAGAAACCTGGGGGGGACTGTGGACCTGTTGGCGGGGCGAccggcctttcttctgtctcgtctctgggCGCGCCGGGGTTCGATCCGACCGCAGCGCGCGCAGGAGAGCAAAGCCGAGAGCTGCTGGACGGAGCCAGAAGCCGCGAGGCCCTCGCGTtcgaaacgagagacgcgcggccgCACAAGAACCGGTGGTGTGACCGAGGATGCCGCGGGGCGGAAcccgacgcgagaagaactcCGCAGCGGAAATACCATACCGTGGTTGACGAGGAGGCCTGCtgcgaagaggacgagagcggaCTGCGAAGCGGTAGACTGCACGTCCGCCaccgcgacggcgaggcgcgatCTGAGAGGGAGATGGAGGCGCTggcaagcgaagaagacggcgagaaacgtGCCaaggacaagaagaaagaaatgTGGCTCTtgagggcgagacgccgcgtccgtctcctcctcctcgccctccctgGAAGCCTGCGCTGGGGCATTGGTGGTCTCctggttcttctcgcggcggcgcgaagggcgttcctcttctttgcga GCCCTTGGATCAACAACTGCGTTGGACAGACGAATCAGAAGtttttcctgctctttctcgtctACGTGAACGCGATGTGCACCTTGTCGATGGGGACGCTCATCGTGCGCACCGTCTCCTTCTTGCAGGAGCAGCCCCCACTTCCGCCGCccggcttatattcggagAGTTTCCGAGCCGCGTTGGCGGCTCCGGGGCCCGCGACGGACAGCGGCGGCTGGCCCGTGTACAGaccagaagaaacgaaacggcgAGCGCAGCCTCCCGAGCTTCGGATGAAAACAgacgcttccgcctcttcgcttgAGGTGAGCGCAGCGGgcggggcgaaggagaacgaTACggccgaaacggagaaaggacacaaacgagaaggcgcgcccGAGCAAGACCTACGCGATTCCAGGGATTCAGCCCaagaccggagagagagagaaggagatacagaaggaaaaggagatgaagaaggtGGTGGAGGCGGAGAACAAGAGCGAGAACAGGGGACCGGGGCTCCGCGGCGAGGGCGCAGTGGAGGGGAACGGGCGGAgggggaagacagaagaacagaagacgaaagtgAAGGCGGGACAGCGGTTTTTCGAGTGTCGAAAGACGCGGGCGAAGCTGCGCACGCGGATTATCCCCTTCTGCCGTCTGGATTAGAAGACGAGGCCAAGGGGACTGGAGACCCGCAAGCTGCGCAGTCTGCTGGTCAGCcactcctctctgcgcgcgcctACCGCAGCCGAATCAACGTCTTTGCTCTGCCGAGCTTGACGCGGGGCATCGACATTCTCTTGGAGCGCGCCGCGCGTGGCGACGGAGACATCCgaggctcttcttcgcgagaggagagagcgggcgCTGAACCCTACGGAAGCTGGGTCGCCGacgagcgaagaaacgcccgGAAATCCTTCTTCGGCGCAAAtcgggaaagaaacggagcaAACGCCGAGCAAACGCCGTTCCGAATCATCACTGaaccgctgtctcttcca TGCAATCTGGAGCCTCTGGAAGCTGTCGCATGCGTG TTTGTCTTCAtgttctccttcgtctttggCCTCTTCACCCTCATCATGTTCTTCGATCAGCTGTCGGCAATCCGCTCAAACACCACAG GCATCGAAGTCTTGAAGCGCGAAGCACACGAGACGCGCTCGCTTTACTCGTCCCTGGTTGATGTGTGCGGTGCGGCTCCCTCATGGCGGTG GCTGTTGCCTGTGAAtcgctccttcctcgctctctcccgcgaaCGCGATGCTCCGTCGATGCAGCTGCGTCCTCTTCGATTGTCTCCCGACGAATCTtcgcttctgcatgcagaaaaaggagaagcgacTGGAGAAGCAAAGCAGCAGCTAATGTAG